One region of Limnospira fusiformis SAG 85.79 genomic DNA includes:
- a CDS encoding protein kinase domain-containing protein, translating to MQTPLNNQHQLINGRYQVIKSLGTGSFGEVFLAQDTQMPLQQHYVIKQLKRQVQRQFNNIVKERFRQEAATLQTLGQHNQIPRLYAYFEELNKFYLVQEYIEGETLEAKVQREGKLSESAVREILTSLLGVLQYIHSKQIVHRDIKPDNIILRQEDPKPVLIDFGAVKEAMSTQLNTQGNAVNSIIIGTPGFMASEQAIGRPVYSSDLYSLGLTAIYMLTGKLPQDLAMDPGTAEILWRQDAPEVSVGLANVLDKAVRSHAGDRYSSAQEMLDALKSLTDTYMQPDNNIPASAPKPTSTSTKRGLLVLSTIVSLVVLGLGWRSLPYLWKPKVQAQSLTIGSLSNPKYNTDLVDYLRQELIPSNFIDFFLGKKVDLAIDGDHNLPYQEAKDRIAKKEWDVVFTLSPIISVAAKDNSYTFAALMFPEGPPYYYSALYVRADSPIQSINDITPSTVIALGGFNSASSFYMPVYDLYGKTLTVDMGHRGQNIREMVRTGKADLGAGALGDTVKNYPDLRIIHLSRAIPGAGVYLSPELSESDRKVIERVLLNAPPDIQKQANYGLGSEPDYTNFRGIIRRTEEILVCSNFRQNPVNFFCGTGVGTVPTTVNHGGNEIRGRVNGWRRPTVDTVWLNLMAEGNQLYRVVVSSQILNQVPGATNLLELQNKEIKVMGVVPNQIGDGILELNIQNSMELEVL from the coding sequence ATGCAAACGCCCTTAAATAATCAGCATCAACTTATCAATGGTCGCTATCAAGTTATAAAATCCCTGGGAACCGGTAGTTTCGGCGAGGTATTCCTGGCACAAGACACCCAGATGCCCTTGCAGCAACACTATGTGATCAAGCAACTCAAGCGCCAAGTTCAACGCCAGTTTAACAATATTGTTAAAGAACGATTCCGGCAGGAAGCGGCAACATTGCAAACTTTGGGGCAGCATAACCAGATTCCTCGGTTGTACGCTTACTTTGAGGAGCTGAACAAGTTTTACTTAGTGCAGGAGTATATCGAGGGTGAAACCCTAGAAGCGAAGGTGCAAAGGGAGGGTAAACTCAGCGAAAGTGCCGTGAGGGAAATTTTGACCAGTCTGTTGGGAGTGCTTCAATACATACACAGCAAGCAAATAGTCCATCGCGACATCAAACCGGACAATATTATTTTGCGCCAGGAAGATCCCAAGCCAGTGTTGATTGACTTTGGTGCGGTTAAGGAAGCCATGAGTACCCAGCTCAATACCCAAGGAAATGCGGTTAACTCCATTATAATTGGTACTCCTGGGTTTATGGCTTCTGAACAGGCAATCGGTAGACCTGTTTATTCTAGTGATTTATATAGTTTGGGACTGACCGCGATTTATATGCTAACAGGTAAGCTGCCGCAAGATTTGGCGATGGATCCTGGGACGGCAGAAATCCTTTGGCGACAAGATGCACCAGAAGTGAGTGTCGGTTTAGCCAATGTGTTAGATAAAGCAGTTCGCTCCCACGCTGGCGATCGCTACTCTAGCGCCCAAGAAATGCTCGATGCCTTGAAATCCCTTACGGATACATATATGCAGCCCGATAATAATATTCCCGCTTCTGCACCAAAACCCACATCGACATCAACAAAACGTGGGCTATTGGTTCTATCGACGATTGTTTCTCTGGTTGTTCTGGGGTTGGGGTGGCGATCGCTTCCCTACCTGTGGAAACCGAAAGTACAAGCCCAATCCTTAACAATTGGCAGTTTAAGCAATCCCAAGTACAACACCGACCTAGTAGATTATTTACGACAAGAGTTAATCCCCAGTAATTTTATTGATTTTTTTCTGGGTAAAAAAGTAGACTTGGCGATCGATGGTGACCATAATCTACCTTACCAAGAAGCCAAGGATAGAATAGCCAAGAAAGAGTGGGATGTCGTCTTTACCCTGTCTCCGATCATTTCTGTTGCTGCCAAAGATAACAGTTATACGTTTGCCGCTTTAATGTTTCCTGAAGGTCCGCCTTATTATTATTCTGCATTGTACGTCAGAGCGGACAGCCCAATTCAATCTATCAATGACATAACACCAAGCACCGTAATTGCCTTGGGCGGGTTCAACTCAGCATCGAGTTTTTATATGCCCGTTTACGATTTGTATGGCAAAACTCTAACCGTAGATATGGGACACCGAGGGCAGAATATTCGGGAAATGGTGAGGACTGGAAAAGCCGATTTGGGTGCGGGGGCTTTAGGTGATACAGTCAAAAACTATCCAGATCTCCGTATCATCCACCTGAGTCGAGCTATTCCGGGTGCAGGAGTATATCTCTCTCCCGAACTTTCAGAATCAGACAGAAAGGTAATCGAAAGAGTTTTGCTCAACGCCCCTCCAGACATTCAAAAACAAGCCAACTATGGCCTAGGCTCAGAACCAGATTATACCAATTTCAGAGGAATTATCCGGAGAACCGAAGAAATTTTAGTTTGTTCTAATTTTAGGCAGAATCCCGTTAATTTCTTTTGTGGAACTGGGGTGGGTACAGTTCCTACAACAGTTAATCATGGTGGGAATGAGATCAGGGGTCGAGTCAATGGCTGGAGGCGGCCGACTGTTGACACAGTTTGGTTAAATTTGATGGCAGAAGGTAATCAACTTTATCGGGTGGTAGTATCTTCGCAAATTCTCAATCAAGTTCCTGGTGCTACGAATTTGCTGGAACTTCAGAATAAAGAGATTAAAGTTATGGGAGTAGTCCCGAATCAAATAGGTGATGGAATACTGGAATTAAATATTCAGAATTCAATGGAATTGGAGGTTTTATAA